The following are encoded in a window of Rhizobium sp. WYJ-E13 genomic DNA:
- a CDS encoding sensor domain-containing phosphodiesterase, with amino-acid sequence MNKDRMLPTSPSGRVIAVIAALLLSVFALAAGTVQAAEPVKISRDDTALDLTATTEIYANQGEAFQVSTAAGADGIRRRIEVRSSSENHQGDWAVFALANVSEEQLERVIVAPHFRLVNSKLFWPDLGSQRIIAITPSEGFALDRQPSDDADVFRITLNPGAVITFVAELATPNLPQIYLWEPNAYKDTINAFTLYRGIVLGIAGLLAVFLTILFVVKGTSMLPATAALAWAVLGYICVDFGFLGKLISVASADQRIWRACAEVALASSFVIFLFTYLNLNRWHVHLGYATLAWVLGLALLFGVAIYDPSIAAGIARLSFALTAATGLLLIIYLGFNRYDRAILLVPAWALTLVWLFGAWMTITGRLDNDIIQPALGGGLVLIVLLIGFTVMQHAFAGGAFQQGLFSDLERQSLALTGSGDMVWDWDVARDRVVTIPDVSVKLGLSPGAMHGAARNWLPRLHPDDRDRFRATLDVLLEHRRGRLNHEFRIRAEDGHFHWLLIRARPVLGSNGEIIRCVGTIVDVTEQKNSVERLLHDALHDNLTGLPNRQVFLDRLQSVLTLAPGGETLRPTVMVIDIDRYKLVNDSLGVAAGDNILIALTRRLRRLLKPQDTLARLSGDQFGLILVSEHDPAKVADFADAMSKAIMVPINFSNREIILTASIGLASWVDQQESASGLLSDAELAMYRAKRAGGNRVEPFQPAFRDFGTDRLQLESDLRRAIERKELSMVYQPIARLEDVEIAGFEALMRWEHPKRGNIPPSEFIPIAETSDIIGALGIFALEQATNDLMAWQNQTGELPIFVSINLSSVQLLNNELYDDVRSVLAKTHCDPSQLKLELTESMVMENPEQARLVLQKLKEAGLGLALDDFGTGYSSLAYLTRFPFDTIKLDRALVRDNSDKKATVLKSVISMARELEMKVVAEGIESNEDAIELAKMGCSYGQSYLFGPPMPSESVLRLLRERFPLTKRA; translated from the coding sequence ATGAACAAAGACCGCATGCTGCCGACGTCACCGTCCGGACGAGTGATCGCGGTGATCGCAGCCCTTCTCCTGTCTGTGTTCGCCCTTGCGGCGGGAACCGTGCAGGCGGCCGAACCGGTGAAGATTTCCCGCGACGACACAGCGCTGGACCTGACTGCCACGACTGAAATCTACGCCAACCAGGGCGAGGCCTTCCAGGTTTCCACCGCTGCCGGCGCCGATGGCATCCGCCGGCGCATCGAGGTGCGGTCGAGCTCGGAAAACCATCAGGGCGACTGGGCGGTCTTTGCGCTTGCCAACGTTTCGGAAGAGCAGCTCGAGCGCGTCATCGTCGCGCCGCACTTCCGTCTCGTCAATTCCAAGCTGTTCTGGCCCGACCTCGGCTCGCAGCGCATCATCGCGATCACGCCGAGCGAGGGTTTTGCGCTCGACCGGCAGCCGAGTGACGATGCCGACGTCTTCCGCATCACGCTGAACCCCGGCGCGGTCATCACCTTCGTCGCCGAACTTGCGACGCCCAATCTGCCGCAGATCTATCTGTGGGAGCCGAACGCGTATAAGGATACGATCAACGCCTTTACGCTTTATCGCGGCATCGTTCTCGGCATTGCCGGCCTGCTCGCGGTCTTCCTGACGATCCTCTTCGTCGTCAAGGGAACCTCGATGCTGCCGGCGACGGCGGCCCTCGCCTGGGCTGTGCTCGGCTATATCTGCGTCGACTTCGGCTTTCTGGGAAAGCTGATCAGCGTCGCCTCGGCAGATCAACGAATATGGCGCGCCTGTGCGGAGGTGGCGCTCGCCTCCAGTTTCGTCATCTTCCTGTTCACCTACCTCAATCTCAATCGATGGCATGTGCATCTCGGCTATGCCACGCTTGCCTGGGTGCTGGGCCTCGCGCTGCTGTTCGGCGTTGCGATCTACGATCCGTCGATCGCGGCTGGCATCGCGCGGCTGTCCTTCGCGCTGACGGCGGCGACCGGCCTGTTGCTCATCATCTATCTCGGCTTCAACCGCTATGACCGCGCCATCCTGCTCGTGCCTGCATGGGCGCTGACGCTGGTCTGGCTGTTCGGCGCATGGATGACGATTACCGGCCGGCTCGATAATGACATCATCCAGCCGGCACTCGGCGGTGGCCTCGTTCTCATCGTGCTGCTGATCGGCTTTACCGTCATGCAGCACGCCTTTGCCGGCGGCGCCTTCCAGCAGGGGCTGTTCTCCGATCTCGAACGCCAGTCGCTGGCACTGACGGGTTCGGGCGACATGGTCTGGGACTGGGATGTGGCGCGCGACCGCGTCGTCACCATTCCCGACGTTTCCGTCAAGCTCGGGCTGTCGCCGGGTGCGATGCATGGTGCGGCGCGCAACTGGCTGCCGCGGCTGCACCCTGACGATCGCGATCGCTTCCGCGCCACGCTCGACGTGCTGCTGGAACATCGCCGCGGGCGGCTGAACCACGAGTTCCGCATCCGCGCCGAAGACGGCCATTTCCATTGGCTGCTGATCCGCGCCCGGCCGGTTCTCGGCTCGAACGGCGAGATCATCCGCTGCGTCGGCACGATTGTCGATGTGACCGAACAGAAGAATTCCGTCGAGCGGCTACTGCACGATGCATTGCACGACAACCTGACAGGTCTGCCGAACCGGCAGGTGTTCCTCGACCGCCTGCAGTCGGTGCTGACGCTGGCGCCGGGCGGCGAGACGCTGCGCCCGACCGTGATGGTGATCGACATCGACCGCTACAAGCTGGTCAACGATTCCCTCGGTGTCGCCGCAGGTGACAATATCCTGATCGCGCTCACCCGCCGCCTGCGACGCCTGCTGAAGCCGCAGGATACGCTGGCGCGCCTTTCCGGCGATCAGTTCGGCCTCATCCTCGTTTCCGAGCATGATCCGGCCAAGGTCGCGGATTTCGCCGATGCAATGAGCAAGGCGATCATGGTGCCGATCAACTTCTCCAACCGGGAGATTATCCTGACTGCCTCCATCGGCCTCGCCTCCTGGGTGGACCAGCAGGAGAGCGCGTCGGGTTTGCTCAGCGACGCCGAACTTGCCATGTATCGGGCCAAGCGCGCCGGCGGCAACCGCGTGGAGCCCTTCCAGCCGGCCTTCCGCGATTTCGGCACCGACCGTTTGCAGCTCGAATCGGATCTGCGCCGCGCCATCGAGCGCAAGGAGCTTTCGATGGTCTACCAGCCGATCGCCCGGCTGGAAGATGTCGAGATCGCCGGCTTCGAGGCGTTGATGCGCTGGGAGCACCCCAAGCGCGGCAATATCCCGCCATCCGAGTTCATCCCGATCGCCGAAACATCCGACATTATCGGCGCACTCGGCATTTTCGCACTGGAACAGGCGACCAACGACCTGATGGCCTGGCAGAACCAGACCGGCGAACTGCCGATTTTCGTTTCCATCAATCTTTCCAGCGTGCAGCTACTCAACAACGAGCTCTACGACGACGTCCGCTCGGTGCTGGCGAAGACCCATTGCGATCCTTCGCAACTGAAGCTCGAGCTGACGGAATCCATGGTGATGGAGAATCCGGAACAGGCGCGCCTCGTGCTGCAAAAGCTGAAGGAAGCCGGCCTCGGCCTGGCGCTCGACGACTTCGGCACCGGCTATTCATCGCTCGCCTACCTTACCCGCTTCCCCTTCGACACGATCAAGCTCGACAGGGCGCTGGTGCGCGACAACAGCGACAAGAAGGCGACCGTGCTGAAATCGGTCATTTCGATGGCGCGCGAACTGGAAATGAAGGTTGTGGCCGAGGGTATCGAATCCAACGAGGATGCGATCGAGCTGGCCAAGATGGGCTGCAGCTATGGCCAGAGCTACCTCTTCGGCCCGCCGATGCCGTCGGAATCGGTGCTGCGGCTGCTGAGGGAACGCTTTCCGCTGACGAAGCGTGCTTGA
- a CDS encoding GNAT family N-acetyltransferase — protein MPKSVFRFLSRQPEAVELENDKYVLRLPRYQDFNQWHRLRADSRRFLEPWEPTWRRDELTEGSFRARVIRGKQEYASGQAIPLFIFQKKDMALVGGITIGYIRRGAAQSCMIGYWMGERYAGQGHMFAALQLVIPYIFAGLELHRIEAACIPDNARSIRLLEKAGFQREGYLRGYLKINGQWHDHVMFSRLATDADTGRKPNSR, from the coding sequence ATGCCAAAATCGGTTTTTCGGTTCCTGTCGCGACAGCCTGAAGCGGTCGAACTCGAAAACGACAAATATGTCCTGCGCCTGCCACGCTACCAGGATTTCAACCAGTGGCACAGGCTTCGCGCCGACAGCCGCCGTTTTCTGGAACCCTGGGAGCCGACATGGCGCCGCGACGAGCTGACGGAAGGTTCTTTTCGCGCCCGGGTGATCCGCGGCAAGCAGGAATATGCCTCCGGACAGGCGATCCCGCTCTTCATTTTCCAGAAAAAGGATATGGCGCTCGTCGGTGGCATTACCATCGGCTACATCCGCCGGGGCGCCGCACAGAGCTGCATGATCGGTTACTGGATGGGCGAGCGTTATGCCGGCCAGGGCCATATGTTTGCCGCACTTCAACTGGTTATTCCCTATATCTTCGCAGGCCTTGAGTTGCACCGTATCGAAGCAGCCTGTATTCCAGACAACGCACGGAGCATTCGCCTGCTTGAGAAAGCCGGGTTCCAGCGGGAAGGCTACCTGCGCGGATATTTGAAGATCAACGGTCAGTGGCACGATCACGTGATGTTTTCACGCTTGGCCACCGACGCGGATACAGGCAGGAAACCCAACAGCCGATGA
- a CDS encoding pitrilysin family protein has translation MTVECTRLKSGLTVVTQTMPHLESAALGVWIKSGSRNETEDEHGIAHLLEHMAFKGTRRRSARQIAEEIEDVGGEVNAATSTETTSYYARVLKDHVPLAVDILADILTESAFEEEELEREKQVILQEINAANDTPDDVVFDRFSEVAYRGQTLGRPILGTPETVVSFTPQQIRTYLGRNYTTDRMFVVATGAVEHDEFVRMVEDRFASLPTAANAPPVMEAARYIGGNVRETRDLMDAQILLGFEGKAYHARDFYCSQILANILGGGMSSRLFQEVREFRGLCYSVYAFHWGFSDTGIFGIHAATGGENLPELVPVIIDELHKSADNIDQKEIERARAQIRAQLLMGQESPAARAGQVARQMMLYGRPISNPEMMDRLEGITIERLTDLAGRLFYDTVPTLSAIGPLEQLAPMEHITASLSVSGPKTRQASR, from the coding sequence ATGACAGTTGAGTGCACCCGGCTCAAATCCGGGCTGACAGTAGTCACACAGACCATGCCGCACCTTGAAAGCGCTGCGCTTGGAGTCTGGATCAAATCAGGTTCGCGCAACGAGACGGAAGACGAGCACGGCATTGCCCACCTGCTCGAGCACATGGCCTTCAAGGGCACGAGGCGACGCTCCGCGCGCCAGATTGCCGAGGAAATCGAGGATGTCGGCGGCGAAGTGAACGCCGCTACCTCCACCGAAACGACCTCCTATTATGCCCGGGTCCTGAAGGACCACGTGCCGCTCGCCGTCGATATCCTGGCCGATATCCTGACGGAATCCGCCTTCGAGGAAGAAGAACTGGAGCGCGAGAAGCAGGTCATCCTGCAGGAGATCAATGCGGCCAACGACACGCCCGACGATGTCGTCTTCGACCGTTTCTCCGAGGTGGCCTATCGCGGCCAGACGCTCGGCCGGCCGATCCTCGGCACTCCGGAAACCGTCGTTTCCTTCACGCCGCAACAGATCCGCACCTATCTCGGCCGCAACTATACGACCGACCGGATGTTCGTCGTGGCGACCGGCGCCGTCGAGCATGACGAATTCGTGCGCATGGTCGAAGACCGTTTTGCAAGCCTGCCGACCGCGGCCAACGCGCCGCCGGTCATGGAAGCCGCACGTTATATCGGCGGCAATGTGCGCGAAACGCGCGATCTCATGGACGCACAGATTCTGCTCGGCTTCGAGGGCAAGGCCTATCACGCCCGTGATTTCTACTGCTCGCAGATCCTCGCCAATATCCTCGGCGGCGGCATGTCCTCCCGCCTGTTCCAGGAAGTGCGCGAGTTCCGCGGCCTCTGTTATTCGGTCTATGCCTTCCACTGGGGCTTTTCCGATACCGGCATCTTCGGCATCCACGCCGCGACCGGCGGCGAAAACCTGCCGGAATTGGTGCCCGTCATCATCGACGAGTTGCACAAATCGGCCGACAATATCGACCAGAAGGAAATCGAGCGCGCCCGCGCCCAGATCCGTGCGCAGCTTCTCATGGGCCAGGAAAGTCCTGCGGCGCGTGCCGGCCAGGTCGCCCGACAGATGATGCTCTACGGCCGCCCGATCTCCAATCCGGAGATGATGGACCGCCTGGAAGGCATCACGATCGAGCGCCTGACCGATCTTGCCGGCCGCCTCTTCTACGATACCGTCCCGACGCTTTCGGCGATCGGCCCGCTCGAGCAGCTTGCCCCGATGGAACACATCACCGCCTCGCTTTCGGTTTCGGGACCGAAGACGAGGCAGGCAAGCCGCTGA
- the thrC gene encoding threonine synthase has protein sequence MTNVDYISTRGEAPSLGFCDALLAGLARDGGLYVPRKWPNFSKKEIRALRGKTYQEIAFTILSPFTNGEIPDETFRAMINEAYGTFRHPAIAPLVQTGPNSFVMELFHGTTLAFKDVAMQLLARLMDYALEKRGERATIVGATSGDTGGAAIDAFAGRGRTDIFILFPHGKVSPVQQRQMTTSTAGNVHALAVEGNFDDCQNLVKAMFNDVAFRDKVKLSGVNSINWARIMAQIVYYFTTAVALGSPDRKISFTVPTGNFGDIFAGYCAKRMGLPIDKLVIATNENDILARTLKTGRYDMKAVKATTSPSMDIQISSNFERLLFEAYDRDASKVRAAMESLKQSNGFEISPEALKFIKKDFRAGRASERQVAETIRKTYAETGYLLDPHSAIGVFVAAKREKPGTPMVTLATAHPAKFPAAVKSASGIDPALPTWLADLMHREERFQIIEPELKAVETFIGKHARS, from the coding sequence ATGACGAACGTGGACTATATCTCGACCCGCGGCGAGGCCCCTTCCCTCGGCTTTTGCGACGCCCTTCTGGCTGGGCTGGCGCGCGATGGCGGGCTTTACGTTCCCCGCAAATGGCCGAACTTTTCCAAAAAGGAAATCCGGGCGCTCCGCGGCAAGACCTATCAGGAGATCGCCTTCACCATCCTTTCGCCCTTCACCAATGGCGAAATCCCAGACGAAACCTTCCGGGCGATGATTAACGAAGCCTATGGCACTTTCCGCCATCCGGCGATCGCGCCACTGGTCCAGACCGGCCCGAACAGCTTCGTCATGGAGCTCTTCCATGGCACGACGCTCGCCTTCAAGGACGTGGCGATGCAGCTTCTCGCCCGCCTGATGGATTATGCGCTGGAAAAGCGCGGCGAGCGGGCAACCATCGTCGGCGCCACCTCGGGCGATACGGGTGGCGCGGCGATCGACGCCTTCGCCGGCCGCGGGCGCACCGACATCTTCATCCTCTTCCCCCATGGCAAGGTATCGCCGGTACAGCAGCGGCAGATGACGACGTCAACGGCCGGCAATGTGCATGCGCTTGCCGTCGAGGGCAATTTCGACGATTGCCAGAACCTCGTCAAAGCCATGTTCAATGACGTTGCCTTCCGCGACAAGGTGAAGCTTTCGGGTGTCAACTCGATCAACTGGGCGCGCATCATGGCCCAGATCGTCTATTATTTCACCACGGCGGTGGCACTCGGCAGCCCGGACCGGAAGATCTCCTTCACGGTACCGACTGGCAATTTCGGCGATATCTTCGCCGGCTATTGTGCCAAGCGCATGGGCCTGCCGATCGACAAGCTCGTCATCGCCACCAATGAGAACGATATCCTGGCGCGGACGCTGAAGACCGGCCGTTATGACATGAAGGCGGTGAAGGCCACCACTTCTCCATCAATGGATATCCAGATATCTTCCAACTTCGAGCGGCTGCTGTTCGAAGCCTATGACCGCGACGCCTCCAAGGTGCGTGCCGCAATGGAGAGCCTCAAGCAATCCAATGGTTTCGAAATTTCGCCCGAAGCGCTTAAATTCATCAAAAAGGATTTCCGCGCTGGCCGCGCGAGTGAGCGCCAGGTGGCGGAAACGATCCGCAAGACCTATGCGGAAACCGGCTATCTGCTCGATCCGCATTCGGCGATCGGCGTCTTTGTGGCCGCCAAGCGGGAAAAGCCTGGTACCCCGATGGTGACGCTTGCCACCGCCCATCCGGCGAAATTCCCGGCTGCCGTAAAATCCGCCTCCGGTATTGACCCGGCGCTTCCGACGTGGCTTGCTGATCTGATGCACAGGGAGGAGCGCTTCCAGATCATCGAGCCCGAGCTCAAAGCGGTTGAAACCTTTATCGGCAAGCATGCCCGCAGCTAG
- a CDS encoding HAD family hydrolase, translating to MDGFDLIIFDCDGVLVDSEIIAADVESRLLTEAGYPIGVEEMNERFAGLTWQDILFQIEREASIPLSASLIDQSQKLLDIRLEQEVQAIPGVEFAISRLSMKRCICSNSSSQRLDMMLGKVGLKKLFAPTIFSAKDLGPDRAKPKPDIYLHGASQMGISPSKTVVVEDSTHGVHAARAAGMRVIGFTGGSHTYPSHADKLTDAGAETVISRMNDLPGVVAALAEWEGVL from the coding sequence ATGGACGGCTTCGACCTCATCATCTTCGACTGTGACGGCGTTCTGGTCGATTCCGAAATCATCGCAGCGGATGTCGAATCCAGGCTGCTGACGGAAGCAGGCTATCCGATCGGCGTCGAGGAAATGAACGAGCGCTTCGCCGGCCTGACATGGCAGGACATCCTCTTCCAGATCGAACGGGAAGCCAGCATTCCGCTCTCGGCATCCCTCATCGATCAGTCGCAGAAGCTTCTGGATATCCGGCTCGAACAGGAAGTCCAGGCCATTCCCGGCGTCGAATTCGCCATCAGCCGCCTCTCGATGAAGCGCTGCATCTGCTCGAACTCCTCGAGCCAGCGGCTCGACATGATGCTGGGCAAGGTCGGCCTGAAGAAGCTCTTCGCGCCCACTATCTTCTCTGCCAAGGATCTTGGCCCCGACCGCGCCAAGCCGAAGCCGGATATCTACCTGCACGGCGCAAGCCAGATGGGTATCTCGCCTTCCAAGACGGTCGTCGTCGAAGATTCCACGCACGGTGTCCACGCTGCGCGCGCTGCAGGCATGCGGGTGATCGGCTTCACCGGCGGCTCGCACACCTATCCCTCGCATGCCGACAAGTTGACGGATGCAGGCGCGGAGACCGTCATCTCTCGCATGAACGATCTGCCGGGTGTGGTTGCCGCACTCGCCGAATGGGAAGGCGTGCTCTAA
- a CDS encoding helix-turn-helix transcriptional regulator, whose protein sequence is MKEGPDIAQIGALIGDPARANMLAALTGGRALTATELAAAGGVTLQTASSHLSKLEGGGLLAQRKQGRHRYFTLADEAVARLIESMMGLAASLGHLRHQPGPKDPALRKARICYDHLAGDYGVRMLDSLVASGSIDAVGDGLAVTTKGENDLQCIGIDIGSLKSSRRPLCRSCLDWSERRAHLAGSLGKALLASFMEKGWARRIPESRSVVFSPEGERQFLKLFPLESQQGTTSLSLIRW, encoded by the coding sequence ATGAAGGAAGGACCTGACATCGCGCAGATCGGTGCGCTCATCGGCGATCCGGCCCGCGCCAACATGCTGGCGGCGCTGACGGGCGGCCGTGCGCTGACGGCGACGGAGCTCGCGGCAGCCGGCGGGGTCACGCTGCAGACGGCGAGCTCACATCTCTCAAAGCTGGAAGGCGGCGGCTTGCTTGCCCAGCGCAAACAGGGGCGGCACCGCTATTTCACCCTAGCCGACGAGGCGGTGGCCCGGCTGATCGAAAGCATGATGGGTCTTGCCGCAAGCCTCGGGCATCTGCGCCACCAGCCCGGACCGAAGGATCCGGCACTGCGCAAGGCGCGCATCTGCTACGATCACCTCGCCGGCGATTACGGCGTGCGCATGCTGGACAGCCTGGTCGCATCGGGATCGATCGATGCCGTCGGCGACGGGCTTGCGGTAACAACCAAGGGCGAGAACGATCTGCAATGCATCGGCATCGATATCGGCAGCCTCAAATCCTCTCGCCGGCCGCTCTGCCGCTCCTGCCTCGACTGGAGCGAACGCCGCGCCCATCTCGCTGGCAGCCTCGGCAAGGCACTGCTGGCAAGCTTCATGGAAAAGGGCTGGGCGCGACGGATACCGGAAAGCCGCTCCGTGGTCTTTTCACCCGAGGGTGAGCGGCAGTTCCTGAAATTGTTTCCGCTGGAAAGCCAGCAAGGCACGACCAGCTTGTCCCTGATACGATGGTGA
- a CDS encoding NIPSNAP family protein, whose translation MITCFIRYEIDPFRKDAFAEYARNWGEAIPRNGADLIGYFGPHEGSATTAYGVYNIESLAAYEAYRARLTADPLGRKNYEFARRERFILKEDRIFLKNVSAPHAKLVLP comes from the coding sequence ATGATTACCTGCTTCATCCGCTATGAGATCGACCCCTTCCGCAAGGATGCCTTTGCCGAATATGCCCGCAACTGGGGAGAGGCGATCCCGCGCAACGGTGCCGACCTGATCGGCTATTTCGGTCCGCATGAAGGTTCGGCGACGACGGCCTACGGCGTCTACAACATCGAAAGCCTCGCAGCCTACGAGGCCTACCGTGCAAGGCTGACCGCCGATCCGCTCGGCCGGAAGAACTACGAATTCGCCCGCCGCGAGCGCTTTATTCTCAAAGAGGACCGGATCTTTCTGAAGAACGTCTCGGCCCCGCATGCGAAGCTGGTGCTGCCATGA
- a CDS encoding antibiotic biosynthesis monooxygenase produces the protein MIAVIFEVIPYLGERHKYLDLAGELRSELQKIDGFISIERFESLTMRGKILSLSFFRDEEAVHQWRNLEAHRAAQKAGRNGIFADYRLRIGHVVRDYGMLERAEAPEDSRQVHAPQAAE, from the coding sequence ATGATCGCCGTCATCTTCGAAGTCATTCCCTATCTCGGCGAGCGCCACAAATATCTCGATCTTGCCGGTGAACTCAGATCCGAACTCCAGAAGATCGACGGCTTCATTTCCATCGAGCGTTTCGAGAGCCTGACGATGCGCGGCAAGATCCTCTCGCTGTCCTTCTTCCGGGATGAGGAAGCGGTGCACCAGTGGCGTAATCTCGAAGCCCATCGGGCGGCGCAAAAGGCCGGCCGGAACGGCATTTTCGCCGATTATCGCCTGCGCATCGGCCATGTCGTCAGAGACTACGGCATGCTTGAGCGGGCCGAGGCACCTGAGGACAGTAGGCAGGTTCACGCGCCTCAGGCGGCAGAGTGA
- a CDS encoding site-specific DNA-methyltransferase, giving the protein MASVFPLADLKTSVKPGSWVDTIIKGDCVAALEALPNQSVDVIFADPPYNLQLGGTLHRPDQSLVDAVDDEWDQFASFEAYDAFTRAWLLACRRVLKPTGTIWVIGSYHNIFRVGATLQDLNFWILNDIVWRKTNPMPNFKGRRFQNAHETMIWASPNAKAKGYTFNYDAMKAANDDVQMRSDWLFPICSGNERLKGEDGKKAHPTQKPEALLARVIMASSKPGDVILDPFFGSGTTGAVAKRLGRHFVGIEREQDYIDAASARIAAVEPLGKAELTVMTGKKAEARIAFNVLVESGLIKPGQVLTDAKRRHSAVVRADGTVASGGEAGSIHRLGAKVQGLDACNGWTFWHFDDGQSLRPIDELRSVIRSDLAKVG; this is encoded by the coding sequence ATGGCGTCTGTATTTCCGCTTGCCGACCTGAAGACTTCCGTAAAGCCGGGTTCTTGGGTCGACACGATCATCAAGGGTGATTGCGTTGCAGCCCTCGAGGCTCTTCCGAACCAGTCCGTTGACGTCATCTTTGCCGATCCGCCCTACAACCTCCAACTCGGCGGCACGCTGCACCGGCCGGACCAGTCGCTGGTCGATGCCGTCGATGACGAATGGGATCAGTTCGCTTCTTTTGAAGCCTATGACGCCTTCACCCGCGCCTGGCTGCTCGCCTGCCGCCGTGTGCTGAAACCGACGGGCACGATCTGGGTGATCGGTTCCTATCACAATATCTTCCGCGTCGGCGCCACGCTGCAGGATCTCAACTTCTGGATCCTGAACGACATCGTCTGGCGCAAGACCAATCCGATGCCGAATTTCAAGGGCCGTCGTTTCCAGAACGCCCATGAGACAATGATTTGGGCAAGTCCGAACGCCAAGGCCAAGGGCTATACCTTCAACTACGATGCGATGAAGGCCGCCAATGACGACGTGCAGATGCGCTCCGACTGGCTGTTCCCGATCTGCAGCGGCAATGAGCGCCTGAAGGGCGAGGACGGCAAGAAAGCCCATCCGACGCAAAAGCCGGAAGCGCTGCTCGCCCGCGTTATCATGGCCTCATCGAAGCCCGGCGATGTGATCCTCGATCCCTTCTTCGGTTCGGGAACGACCGGTGCCGTCGCCAAGCGTCTCGGCCGCCACTTCGTCGGCATCGAGCGCGAGCAGGACTATATCGATGCGGCCTCTGCCCGCATCGCCGCCGTCGAACCGCTCGGCAAGGCGGAACTGACCGTCATGACCGGCAAGAAGGCCGAAGCGCGTATCGCCTTCAACGTGCTGGTCGAAAGCGGCCTCATCAAGCCCGGCCAGGTGTTGACGGATGCCAAGCGCCGTCACAGCGCCGTGGTGCGTGCCGACGGCACGGTCGCTTCCGGCGGCGAGGCCGGCTCCATTCATCGTCTCGGCGCGAAAGTGCAGGGCCTTGATGCATGCAACGGGTGGACCTTCTGGCATTTCGACGACGGGCAGTCCCTGCGCCCGATTGACGAATTGCGGTCCGTCATCCGCAGTGACCTCGCAAAGGTGGGCTGA
- a CDS encoding nuclear transport factor 2 family protein, giving the protein MSFDPADAIDRFHAAINALDFPEIENWFAEDATYVSNGVGSLAGRAEIMAAFRRYFDDYPDQTAENSLVETLTPLSGRAVWSVRATHSKTGKPLIREGEETITFNEEGKVTRVDVIDYQEF; this is encoded by the coding sequence ATGTCTTTCGATCCCGCTGATGCCATCGACCGCTTCCACGCGGCGATCAACGCGCTCGATTTTCCCGAGATCGAGAACTGGTTCGCGGAGGACGCGACCTACGTCTCCAACGGTGTTGGCAGCCTTGCCGGCCGGGCAGAAATCATGGCCGCCTTCCGTCGCTACTTCGACGATTATCCGGATCAGACGGCGGAGAATTCGCTGGTCGAAACGCTAACGCCGCTTTCCGGCCGGGCCGTCTGGTCCGTTCGGGCAACGCACAGCAAGACCGGCAAGCCGCTGATACGCGAGGGCGAAGAGACGATCACCTTCAACGAGGAGGGCAAGGTCACGCGGGTCGATGTGATCGACTATCAGGAATTCTGA
- a CDS encoding HAD family phosphatase gives MANDIKHIVFDIGKVLIHYDPHIPFSRLIPDEAERNWFFANICTHDWNIEQDRGRTWADAEALLIEQHPTREEHIRAFRKHWHEMVPHAYEESVAIMEGFINEGRDVTMLTNFASDTFREAQQRFAFLKKPRGVTVSGDVGLIKPDIAIYETHTKSFGLDPTATIFIDDAPVNVEGAKAAGWNAVLFTGADKLRADLATYGLKA, from the coding sequence ATGGCAAACGACATCAAGCATATCGTTTTCGATATCGGCAAAGTTCTTATTCATTACGATCCCCATATTCCCTTCAGCCGCCTCATTCCCGATGAGGCCGAGCGCAACTGGTTTTTCGCCAATATCTGCACCCATGACTGGAACATCGAGCAGGACCGCGGCCGCACCTGGGCCGATGCCGAGGCACTGCTGATCGAGCAGCATCCGACCCGCGAAGAACATATCCGCGCCTTCCGCAAGCACTGGCACGAAATGGTGCCGCATGCCTATGAAGAGAGCGTCGCGATCATGGAAGGCTTCATCAACGAGGGCCGGGACGTGACGATGCTGACAAACTTCGCCTCCGACACGTTCCGCGAGGCACAACAGCGCTTCGCCTTTCTCAAGAAGCCGCGCGGCGTGACCGTTTCGGGTGATGTCGGTCTCATCAAGCCGGATATCGCGATCTACGAAACGCATACCAAGAGCTTCGGCCTCGACCCGACAGCGACCATCTTCATCGACGACGCGCCTGTCAATGTCGAGGGCGCAAAGGCAGCCGGCTGGAATGCCGTGCTCTTCACCGGCGCCGACAAGCTGCGCGCCGATCTTGCCACCTATGGACTGAAGGCCTGA